A window from Triticum aestivum cultivar Chinese Spring chromosome 6D, IWGSC CS RefSeq v2.1, whole genome shotgun sequence encodes these proteins:
- the LOC123141837 gene encoding protein PHOSPHATE-INDUCED 1: MATIALVVVAMVLSLAQLSAGSRRLMELYVPPESDRLTYHQGGVLSGDIPVSILWYGKFTPAQRSIVSDFVVSLNSAPDGAATPSVGQWWGTIEQLYLSKAAAANGEAAATHVLLAEQVTDEQCSLGTSLTLAQIDQLAASIGAKKGGIALVFTDEDVAVEGFCSSRCGRHGSSAGDDSTHIWVGNSVKQCPGQCAWPFAQPQYGPQRAPLVAPNGNVGMDGMVMVLATMVAGTVSNPYGDGYYQGPKGASLEACTACPGVYGSGAYPGYAGNLLVDPTTGASYNANGANGRKYLLPALYDPATASCNTLV; this comes from the coding sequence ATGGCTACGATTGCTCTGGTAGTAGTGGCCATGGTGCTCAGCCTGGCGCAGCTCTCCGCCGGGAGCAGGAGGCTGATGGAGCTGTACGTACCTCCGGAGAGCGACCGGCTCACGTACCACCAGGGCGGCGTGCTCAGCGGCGACATCCCCGTGTCCATCCTCTGGTACGGCAAGTTCACGCCCGCGCAGAGGTCCATCGTCTCCGACTTTGTCGTCTCGCTAAACTCCGCACCTGACGGGGCCGCCACGCCCTCGGTCGGGCAGTGGTGGGGCACCATCGAGCAGCTCTACCTGTCCAAGGCGGCTGCCGCCAACGGCGAGGCCGCCGCCACGCACGTTCTCCTCGCCGAGCAGGTGACCGACGAGCAGTGCTCCCTCGGCACGTCGCTCACCCTGGCCCAGATCGACCAGCTCGCCGCGAGCATCGGCGCCAAGAAGGGCGGCATCGCGCTGGTGTTCACCGACGAGGACGTCGCCGTGGAGGGCTTCTGCAGCAGCCGGTGCGGCAGGCACGGGTCGTCCGCCGGCGACGACTCCACGCACATCTGGGTCGGCAACTCCGTGAAGCAGTGCCCCGGGCAGTGCGCGTGGCCGTTCGCGCAGCCGCAGTACGGGCCGCAGCGCGCGCCCCTGGTGGCGCCCAACGGCAACGTCGGGATGGACGGCATGGTGATGGTCCTCGCCACCATGGTGGCCGGCACCGTGAGCAACCCGTACGGGGACGGCTACTACCAGGGCCCCAAGGGCGCGTCCCTGGAGGCGTGCACGGCGTGCCCCGGCGTCTACGGCAGCGGCGCGTACCCGGGCTACGCCGGCAACCTGCTCGTCGACCCCACCACCGGCGCTAGCTACAATGCCAACGGCGCCAACGGGAGGAAGTACCTGCTCCCGGCATTGTACGACCCCGCCACGGCCTCCTGCAACACGCTTGTCTAG